A genome region from Pseudomonas sp. N3-W includes the following:
- a CDS encoding acyl-CoA dehydrogenase family protein produces the protein MTEHQIINPLSTGTEYETLAARFRPIFTRIAAGAVEREHSRSLPHEPIQWLKDAGFGAVRIPVEYGGGGASLPQLFELLIELAEADSNVPQALRGHFAFAEDRLNTAPSPARDVWFKRFVAGDIVGCAWTEIGSVVIGDVVTKVSPHGDQWRLNGEKFYSTGSLFSDWIDVYAQRSDTGGDVIAAVRTRQPGIVQSDDWDGFGQRTTGSGTSRFIDAEVDAENIIDFASRFKYQTAFYQLVLLATLAGIGRAALRDVAQQVRERKRIYSHGNAPHVSQDSQVQQVVGEIAALVYAAEASALKAAQPAQRAYLARFSGDETLERAANVAAEIESAKAQVVVSALIQQATSELFNALGASDIRQGKALDRHWRNARTVSSHNPVIYKARIVGDWAINGTEPPFVWQIGNGPERK, from the coding sequence ATGACCGAACACCAGATCATCAACCCGCTGTCCACCGGCACCGAATACGAAACACTCGCCGCCCGCTTCCGGCCGATTTTTACCCGCATCGCCGCTGGCGCCGTAGAACGCGAACACAGCCGCAGCCTGCCCCATGAGCCGATCCAGTGGCTCAAGGACGCCGGCTTCGGCGCCGTGCGCATCCCGGTGGAATACGGCGGTGGTGGCGCCTCCCTGCCGCAATTGTTCGAGCTGCTGATCGAGCTGGCCGAAGCCGATTCCAACGTGCCGCAAGCCCTGCGCGGGCATTTCGCCTTTGCCGAAGACCGCCTCAATACCGCACCCAGCCCGGCCCGGGATGTCTGGTTCAAGCGCTTCGTGGCGGGCGACATCGTCGGCTGCGCCTGGACCGAAATCGGCAGTGTGGTGATCGGCGACGTCGTCACCAAAGTCTCGCCCCACGGTGATCAATGGCGGCTCAACGGTGAAAAGTTCTACAGCACCGGCAGCCTGTTCTCCGACTGGATCGACGTCTATGCCCAGCGCAGCGACACCGGCGGCGACGTGATTGCCGCCGTGCGCACCCGGCAACCGGGGATTGTGCAAAGCGACGACTGGGACGGCTTTGGCCAACGCACCACCGGCAGCGGCACTTCGCGGTTTATCGACGCCGAAGTGGACGCGGAGAACATCATCGATTTCGCCAGTCGTTTCAAATACCAGACCGCGTTTTACCAACTGGTGCTGCTGGCAACCCTGGCAGGCATTGGCCGCGCCGCATTGCGCGACGTGGCGCAGCAGGTGCGCGAGCGCAAGCGCATCTACAGCCACGGCAATGCCCCACATGTCAGCCAGGATTCGCAAGTGCAGCAGGTGGTCGGTGAAATCGCCGCCCTGGTGTATGCCGCCGAGGCCAGCGCGTTGAAGGCTGCGCAACCAGCGCAACGGGCGTATCTGGCGCGGTTCTCGGGGGATGAGACGCTGGAACGGGCCGCGAACGTGGCGGCGGAAATCGAATCGGCCAAGGCGCAGGTGGTGGTGTCGGCGTTGATTCAGCAGGCGACCAGTGAATTGTTCAATGCGCTGGGGGCGTCCGACATTCGCCAAGGCAAGGCGCTGGACCGGCATTGGCGCAATGCGCGGACCGTGTCTTCGCATAATCCGGTGATCTACAAGGCGCGGATTGTCGGGGATTGGGCGATCAACGGGACCGAGCCGCCGTTTGTGTGGCAGATCGGCAATGGACCTGAGCGCAAGTGA